One Synechococcus sp. JA-2-3B'a(2-13) genomic window carries:
- the nth gene encoding endonuclease III, with protein sequence MASKRALRQRALEILLRLKRHYPNSTCALHYRTPLQLLVATILSAQCTDERVNQVTPELFRRFPDAQALATAPREEIEALIHSTGFYRNKAKHIQEACRRILSHFGGQVPRTMPELLTLPGVARKTANVVLAHAFGINAGVTVDTHVKRLSRRLGLTEHEDPVRIEKDLMQLLPQADWENWSIRLIDHGRAICTARRPLCQQCFLADLCPSAPLLRPAAPDEKMDKKATKASPT encoded by the coding sequence ATGGCCAGCAAACGGGCCTTGCGCCAGCGAGCTTTGGAGATCCTGCTCCGGCTGAAGCGCCACTACCCCAACTCCACCTGTGCCCTCCACTACCGGACGCCGCTGCAACTTTTGGTGGCAACCATCCTCTCGGCTCAGTGTACGGATGAGCGGGTGAATCAGGTAACGCCAGAGCTGTTTCGTCGCTTCCCGGATGCCCAGGCCCTGGCGACAGCGCCGCGAGAGGAGATCGAGGCTCTCATCCATTCCACCGGCTTCTATCGCAACAAGGCCAAGCACATTCAGGAAGCCTGCCGCAGGATCTTAAGCCATTTCGGTGGCCAAGTGCCCCGCACCATGCCGGAGCTGCTCACCCTACCCGGCGTAGCTCGCAAGACGGCCAATGTGGTGTTGGCTCATGCTTTTGGCATCAATGCCGGGGTTACCGTCGATACCCATGTTAAGCGCCTCAGCCGCCGCCTCGGCCTCACTGAGCACGAGGATCCCGTGCGCATCGAAAAGGATCTGATGCAGTTGTTGCCGCAAGCGGACTGGGAGAACTGGTCTATCCGTCTGATCGACCACGGGCGGGCCATCTGCACTGCCCGCAGGCCTCTGTGCCAGCAATGTTTTTTGGCGGATCTCTGCCCCAGCGCTCCCCTCCTGAGACCGGCGGCACCGGATGAGAAAATGGATAAAAAAGCTACCAAAGCCTCGCCAACCTGA
- a CDS encoding NifU family protein: protein MAQALELNTENVEKVLNELRPYLMADGGNVELVEIDGPVVKLRLQGACGACPSSTMTLKMGIERKLRESIPDILEVEQVF, encoded by the coding sequence ATGGCACAAGCACTGGAACTCAATACCGAGAACGTCGAGAAAGTCCTGAACGAGCTGCGTCCTTACTTGATGGCCGATGGGGGCAATGTGGAATTGGTGGAAATCGATGGCCCGGTGGTCAAGCTGCGCTTGCAGGGGGCCTGTGGAGCCTGCCCCAGCTCGACCATGACTCTAAAGATGGGCATTGAGCGCAAGTTGCGGGAGAGCATTCCCGATATTTTGGAGGTGGAGCAGGTATTCTGA
- the rapZ gene encoding RNase adapter RapZ encodes MSVAPPVLVIAGLTGAGKTLAIQQLEQLGYTSLEGIPPAQVIPLVEAMRTHHAALAISLNLHAQEYRDQVPTLAAWVQSQGIPFLFLEARSPVLLNRLSAHRRPHPYGEAAGLWEAIEQERLALAPVRERCTHWLDTSDLNAQQLRQQLQALVQGIPQPLNLRLVSFGFKYGVPPDANLLFDVRFLPNPFFQPHLRRLTGQDPLLQEFLFADPITQSTYQHILSLIKAFWPHYRAERRPHLTLAIGCTGGQHRSVALVERLAQDLQPWTVPAGNHVLPDLNVQVQHRHLLDSQRELEARFGPVPGEAGVAQQQVRIPLAGVPAPSHA; translated from the coding sequence ATGTCAGTCGCGCCCCCCGTTCTGGTCATTGCCGGCCTGACGGGAGCCGGGAAAACTTTGGCCATCCAGCAGTTGGAACAACTGGGGTACACCAGCCTAGAAGGGATCCCGCCTGCCCAGGTGATCCCCTTGGTTGAGGCGATGCGGACCCATCACGCTGCTTTGGCCATCAGCTTGAATCTCCACGCCCAGGAGTACCGGGATCAAGTTCCCACCCTGGCTGCTTGGGTGCAATCGCAAGGGATCCCTTTCCTATTCTTGGAGGCCCGCTCCCCAGTGTTGCTCAACCGTCTCAGCGCCCACCGCCGTCCCCATCCCTACGGGGAAGCTGCGGGTTTGTGGGAGGCCATTGAGCAAGAGCGGCTGGCTCTGGCCCCGGTGCGGGAACGCTGCACCCACTGGTTGGATACCTCCGACCTCAATGCCCAGCAACTGCGGCAGCAATTGCAAGCTTTGGTGCAAGGGATCCCCCAGCCCCTCAACCTAAGGCTGGTCAGCTTCGGTTTCAAATACGGCGTTCCCCCCGATGCCAACTTGCTGTTCGATGTGCGTTTTTTGCCCAACCCCTTCTTTCAGCCCCATCTGCGTCGCCTCACTGGGCAGGATCCCCTGCTGCAGGAGTTCTTGTTTGCGGATCCCATCACACAATCCACCTACCAGCACATCTTGTCCCTGATCAAAGCGTTTTGGCCCCACTACCGCGCAGAGCGTCGCCCCCACCTGACTTTGGCTATCGGCTGTACCGGCGGTCAGCACCGCTCGGTGGCCCTGGTGGAGCGCCTGGCCCAGGATTTGCAGCCTTGGACTGTCCCTGCCGGCAACCACGTTCTTCCCGACCTGAATGTTCAGGTTCAGCATCGCCATCTGCTCGACTCTCAGCGGGAGCTGGAAGCCCGCTTTGGCCCGGTGCCCGGCGAAGCCGGCGTTGCCCAGCAACAGGTTAGGATCCCTTTGGCCGGCGTTCCTGCACCTTCCCATGCCTAA
- the rseP gene encoding RIP metalloprotease RseP has product MSVLLSIAILALLILVHEAGHFAAAKLQGIHVNRFSLGFGPVLWRYQGKETEYAIRALPLGGYVGFPDEDEHSPYPPDDPDLLKNRPVLDRLVVMSAGVMANLIFAYLVLVLMFAWVGIPSVTRLHPGILIPQVMPDSPAERAGLKAGDVVLQAADRDYRGIADETAALAALNDFQVLIRSSENRPIPLEVQRGEGDPLQLTVIPEVRGETVAIGVTLAPHQEVTLRPPQSVAEILTEAGNAYQRVVMLNLNGLRQLLQNFQSTAAQVSGPVGIVKIGADLARDDAASLFNFTALISINLAFLNLLPLPALDGGHIAFLILEAIRGKRLPKHLEERVMQTGLVLLLGLGVVLIFKDTLAIVTGSG; this is encoded by the coding sequence ATGTCTGTTCTCCTCTCCATCGCCATTCTCGCCCTGCTGATCCTGGTGCATGAGGCAGGGCACTTTGCGGCAGCCAAACTCCAAGGGATCCACGTCAACCGCTTCTCGCTGGGGTTTGGCCCGGTGTTGTGGCGATACCAGGGCAAGGAGACAGAGTACGCCATTCGCGCCCTGCCGCTGGGGGGCTACGTGGGCTTTCCTGACGAGGATGAACATTCTCCCTACCCGCCCGACGACCCGGATCTGCTGAAAAACCGCCCCGTGTTGGATCGCCTGGTGGTGATGAGTGCAGGGGTGATGGCCAACCTGATCTTCGCCTATCTGGTGCTGGTGTTGATGTTTGCCTGGGTGGGGATCCCCTCGGTAACGCGCCTCCATCCCGGCATTCTCATCCCTCAGGTGATGCCCGATAGCCCGGCGGAGCGGGCCGGCCTGAAGGCAGGGGATGTGGTGTTGCAGGCAGCAGATCGCGATTACAGGGGGATTGCCGACGAGACGGCGGCCTTGGCAGCTCTGAACGATTTTCAGGTGCTGATCCGCAGCAGCGAGAACCGGCCCATTCCCCTGGAGGTGCAGCGTGGGGAAGGGGATCCCCTGCAATTGACGGTGATCCCAGAGGTGCGGGGAGAGACGGTGGCCATTGGAGTGACCTTGGCCCCCCACCAGGAGGTGACCTTGCGTCCCCCTCAGAGTGTGGCTGAGATCCTCACGGAGGCGGGAAATGCCTACCAGCGGGTGGTGATGCTCAATCTGAACGGCTTGCGGCAGTTGCTGCAGAATTTCCAAAGCACGGCTGCTCAGGTCTCCGGCCCGGTGGGGATCGTCAAGATTGGGGCGGATCTGGCCCGCGATGACGCCGCCAGCCTGTTTAATTTCACCGCTTTGATTAGCATTAACCTGGCCTTTCTCAACCTGTTGCCCCTGCCCGCCTTGGACGGGGGACACATTGCCTTTTTGATCCTGGAGGCGATTCGCGGCAAACGGCTGCCCAAGCATCTGGAGGAGCGGGTGATGCAGACGGGCTTGGTGTTGTTGCTGGGATTGGGGGTGGTGCTGATCTTCAAAGACACCCTCGCCATTGTCACCGGGTCGGGCTAG
- a CDS encoding PIN/TRAM domain-containing protein encodes MLDALLIAIFMLAGAGLGFYGLDLLPPAAIQGANVEGARVVTSGFGVLAGLALGSLVRWSYRRFEANVRSLPPDVLISRSVGLVIGLVIANLAMAPVYLLPLPPQLNRFLEPLASVFFSLAFAYLGVSLADTHGPSLLRLFNPNYALQAALWAEGNVVAATAKVLDTSSIIDGRVAQLIETGFLEGTLVVPRFVLTELQTIADKADAQKRERGRKGLDTLQSLREAYPDRFVIHEANYPDLTTVDEKLVRLTQTVGGTLLTTDYNLKKVAALQGVKVLNVNELAEALRPIYVAGDSFDIKITREGKEPGQGVGYLEDGTMVVVEEGQRSVGKTRSVVVTSSIQTSAGRMIFARLNKDSAPLTRPASDPASPASSGKT; translated from the coding sequence ATGCTAGACGCTTTACTGATCGCGATCTTCATGTTGGCCGGGGCTGGTCTCGGGTTTTACGGCCTGGATTTGCTCCCTCCTGCCGCCATTCAGGGGGCCAATGTGGAAGGAGCCCGTGTCGTCACCAGCGGCTTTGGCGTGCTGGCAGGACTGGCTTTGGGATCCCTGGTGCGCTGGAGCTACCGTCGCTTCGAGGCCAATGTGCGCTCCTTGCCGCCGGACGTGTTGATCAGCCGCTCGGTGGGGTTGGTGATCGGCTTGGTGATTGCCAATCTGGCCATGGCTCCTGTCTACTTGCTGCCCCTGCCCCCCCAACTCAATAGGTTCCTCGAGCCGCTGGCTTCGGTCTTTTTCAGCTTGGCCTTTGCCTATCTGGGGGTCAGCCTGGCCGATACCCACGGCCCCTCGCTGCTGCGGCTGTTTAACCCCAACTATGCTTTGCAGGCAGCCCTCTGGGCGGAGGGCAATGTGGTGGCTGCCACGGCCAAGGTTTTGGACACCAGCTCCATCATCGATGGCCGAGTGGCTCAGTTAATCGAGACAGGTTTTTTGGAAGGAACCCTGGTGGTTCCTCGCTTTGTGCTGACGGAATTGCAGACCATTGCCGACAAAGCCGATGCCCAAAAACGAGAGCGGGGCCGCAAAGGCTTGGATACCCTGCAGTCTTTGCGAGAGGCCTACCCCGATCGTTTCGTTATTCACGAAGCCAACTATCCAGATCTGACCACTGTCGATGAAAAGCTGGTGCGCCTCACCCAAACCGTGGGGGGAACGCTGCTTACCACCGATTACAACCTGAAGAAGGTGGCGGCTCTGCAGGGGGTCAAGGTGCTGAATGTGAATGAGTTGGCCGAGGCGCTGCGGCCCATCTATGTTGCCGGCGACAGCTTTGATATCAAGATCACCCGCGAAGGAAAAGAGCCAGGTCAAGGGGTGGGCTACTTGGAAGACGGCACCATGGTGGTGGTGGAAGAAGGGCAGCGCTCTGTGGGCAAAACCCGCTCTGTAGTTGTGACCAGCTCCATTCAAACCTCAGCAGGCCGCATGATCTTCGCCCGCCTCAACAAGGACTCTGCCCCACTAACCCGCCCGGCCTCTGATCCGGCCAGCCCGGCTTCCTCTGGAAAAACCTGA